A DNA window from Allokutzneria albata contains the following coding sequences:
- the typA gene encoding translational GTPase TypA, whose translation MPTAPTTERTRTDLRNVAIVAHVDHGKTTLVDAMLRQSGAFSARAELVDRVMDSGELEREKGITILAKNTAVRRETPDGPVTINVVDTPGHADFGGEVERGLSMVDGVVLLVDASEGPLPQTRFVLRKTLAAGLPVVLVVNKVDRPDARISEVVEETHDLLLELATDLESAGIEVDQAAILDLPVIYASARAGRASLAQPGDGELPETENLDELFKVLLDYVPAPKADVDAPLQALVTNLDASSFLGRIALCRVHAGRIQKGQQVTWCREDGSTQRVKITELLITDALERVPAEEAIAGDLVAIAGIPEITIGDTLADLDDPRPLPRITVDEPAISMTIGVNTSPLAGRNGGTKLTARMVKSRLDAELVGNVSVRVLPTERPDTWEVQGRGELALAILVETMRREGFELTVGKPQVVTKTIDGKLCEPFERLTIDSPEEHLGAITQLLANRKGQMETMGGHGTGRIRLEYVIPARGLIGFRTEFLTETRGTGIANHVFEGYFPWAGEIRARHTGSLVADRTGAITAYAMIQLADRGTFFVEPGADAYEGMVVGENPRAEDLDVNVCREKKLTNMRSSTGDELERLARPRKLGLEEALEFCASDECVEVAPSVIRVRKLVLDSHLRGRERARAKRMN comes from the coding sequence GTGCCCACCGCACCGACGACCGAACGCACCAGGACTGATCTGCGCAACGTCGCCATCGTGGCGCACGTCGACCACGGCAAGACCACCCTCGTCGACGCCATGCTGCGGCAGTCCGGCGCCTTCTCCGCCCGCGCCGAGCTGGTCGACCGGGTCATGGACTCCGGGGAGCTGGAGCGCGAGAAGGGCATCACCATCCTCGCGAAGAACACCGCGGTGCGCCGGGAGACCCCCGACGGCCCGGTGACCATCAACGTCGTCGACACCCCCGGCCACGCCGACTTCGGCGGCGAGGTCGAGCGCGGCCTGTCCATGGTCGACGGCGTCGTGCTGCTGGTGGACGCCTCCGAGGGCCCGCTGCCGCAGACCCGCTTCGTGCTGCGCAAGACCCTGGCCGCCGGGCTGCCGGTGGTGCTCGTGGTCAACAAGGTGGACCGCCCGGACGCCCGGATCTCCGAGGTCGTCGAGGAGACCCACGACCTGCTGCTGGAGCTGGCGACCGACCTGGAGTCCGCGGGCATCGAGGTCGACCAGGCCGCGATCCTGGACCTGCCGGTCATCTACGCCTCCGCCCGCGCGGGCCGCGCGTCGCTGGCCCAGCCCGGCGACGGCGAGCTGCCGGAGACGGAGAACCTGGACGAGCTGTTCAAGGTCCTGCTGGACTACGTGCCCGCGCCCAAGGCCGACGTGGACGCGCCGCTGCAGGCGCTGGTCACCAACCTGGACGCCTCCAGCTTCCTCGGCCGCATCGCGCTCTGCCGCGTGCACGCGGGCCGCATCCAGAAGGGCCAGCAGGTCACCTGGTGCCGCGAGGACGGCTCCACCCAGCGCGTCAAGATCACCGAGCTGCTGATCACCGACGCCCTGGAGCGGGTTCCCGCCGAGGAGGCCATCGCCGGTGACCTGGTCGCCATCGCGGGCATCCCGGAGATCACCATCGGCGACACCCTCGCCGACCTGGACGACCCGCGCCCACTGCCCCGGATCACCGTGGACGAGCCGGCCATCTCCATGACCATCGGCGTGAACACCTCGCCGCTGGCCGGGCGCAACGGCGGCACCAAGCTGACCGCCCGCATGGTCAAGTCGCGGCTGGACGCCGAGCTGGTCGGCAACGTCAGCGTGCGCGTGCTGCCCACCGAGCGCCCCGACACCTGGGAGGTGCAGGGCCGCGGCGAGCTGGCGCTGGCCATCCTGGTGGAGACCATGCGCCGGGAGGGCTTCGAGCTCACCGTCGGCAAGCCGCAGGTGGTCACCAAGACCATCGACGGCAAGCTCTGCGAGCCCTTCGAGCGGCTGACCATCGACTCGCCGGAGGAGCACCTCGGCGCGATCACCCAGCTGCTGGCCAACCGCAAGGGCCAGATGGAGACCATGGGCGGGCACGGCACCGGCCGGATCCGGCTGGAGTACGTCATCCCGGCCCGCGGCCTGATCGGCTTCCGCACCGAGTTCCTCACCGAGACCCGCGGCACCGGCATCGCCAACCACGTCTTCGAGGGCTACTTCCCGTGGGCGGGCGAGATCCGGGCGAGGCACACCGGCTCCCTGGTCGCCGACCGGACCGGGGCGATCACCGCCTACGCGATGATCCAGCTGGCCGACCGCGGCACCTTCTTCGTCGAGCCCGGCGCGGACGCCTACGAGGGCATGGTCGTCGGGGAGAACCCGCGCGCCGAGGACCTCGACGTCAACGTCTGCCGCGAGAAGAAGCTGACCAACATGCGCTCCTCCACCGGTGACGAGCTGGAGCGCCTGGCCCGCCCGCGCAAGCTGGGCCTGGAGGAGGCACTGGAGTTCTGCGCCTCCGACGAGTGCGTCGAGGTCGCGCCGAGCGTCATCCGGGTGCGCAAGCTGGTGCTGGACTCACACCTGCGCGGCCGCGAGCGCGCCCGCGCCAAGCGCATGAACTAG
- a CDS encoding YciI family protein — MYIALLTYTAPVDEIDYLLAEHAEWVTKQYESGFFLASGGRPGGEGRVIIARPMARGKLDAILARDPLVLRRMARYQVIDFRCTRTDKGMLAYNEALGEAS; from the coding sequence ATGTATATAGCGCTGCTGACCTACACGGCCCCCGTTGACGAGATCGACTACCTTCTTGCGGAACATGCGGAATGGGTGACGAAACAGTACGAATCGGGCTTTTTCCTGGCCTCCGGCGGCCGGCCGGGCGGAGAGGGCCGGGTGATCATCGCGCGGCCGATGGCCCGCGGCAAGCTGGACGCGATCCTGGCCAGGGATCCCTTGGTGCTGCGGAGGATGGCCAGGTATCAGGTGATCGACTTCCGCTGCACCAGGACCGACAAGGGCATGCTCGCCTACAACGAGGCGCTCGGCGAGGCGTCCTGA
- a CDS encoding NUDIX domain-containing protein yields MPVLRSTLLVDAPIRTVAAAVRDVAVVRATGPRAGTTARGDLLCTGDVLSFQVPLVPGVRVPMRTKIVRVDDTGLASELASSDQLVRELRHDITLAETGAGTLVTDSVHWVSPWGPLGSVADVLLMRRFVLRLLRRRGAALRSRIAELVAAPVVVAAAIVHKGHVLAQQRSYPEHLAGRWELPGGRVEAGETDEAALVRECVEELGARIRVGERVGPDVPLPKGYVMRTYAATLADGDELPEALEHLAVEWVPADRIAELDWLDPDIALLPDIGELLTAAP; encoded by the coding sequence GTGCCGGTTCTGAGGTCCACCCTGCTCGTCGACGCGCCGATCCGCACCGTGGCGGCCGCGGTTCGCGATGTCGCCGTTGTCCGCGCGACCGGTCCGCGCGCCGGCACCACGGCCCGCGGCGATCTGCTCTGCACCGGTGACGTGCTGAGCTTCCAGGTCCCGCTCGTGCCCGGTGTCCGCGTCCCGATGCGCACCAAGATCGTGCGCGTTGACGACACCGGTCTGGCCTCGGAGCTGGCTTCCTCCGACCAGCTCGTGCGGGAGCTGCGGCACGACATCACCTTGGCGGAGACGGGCGCGGGAACGCTGGTCACCGACTCGGTGCACTGGGTTTCGCCGTGGGGACCGCTCGGCTCGGTCGCCGACGTGCTGCTGATGCGACGGTTCGTGCTGCGGCTGCTGCGGCGCAGGGGAGCGGCGCTGCGGTCGCGGATCGCCGAGCTGGTCGCCGCGCCGGTCGTGGTCGCCGCCGCGATCGTCCACAAAGGACATGTGCTCGCCCAGCAGCGGTCCTACCCGGAACACCTCGCCGGGCGGTGGGAGCTGCCGGGCGGGCGAGTGGAGGCGGGGGAGACGGACGAGGCCGCCCTGGTCCGCGAATGCGTGGAGGAGCTGGGCGCGCGGATCAGGGTCGGCGAGCGCGTCGGCCCGGACGTGCCGCTGCCCAAGGGCTACGTGATGCGCACGTACGCGGCGACCCTCGCCGACGGCGACGAGCTGCCCGAAGCCCTGGAACACCTCGCCGTGGAGTGGGTTCCGGCCGACCGCATCGCGGAGCTGGACTGGCTCGACCCGGACATCGCGCTGCTGCCCGACATCGGGGAGCTGCTGACCGCAGCGCCCTGA
- a CDS encoding sensor histidine kinase produces MRVLRWWRGRSLRGRITMVAAAAALGGFLVLAQVMSTVLTKGLTDQMDNQLRNVLLSASSSVAEGKPTATQAGAVLIRVLNTAGEPVDGSSQVDLYPSEVRTLLAGEPLTVYRNYNSTRWKPTVVSAPDGSQRLVLAGLDAGDNLRLFENIVGWFVPVALLGTAAVAFTAWVTVRWSLRPVERLRSAAQALPAGERLPLPEARDELHSLAEALNSLLARRDESAERMRQFSGAAAHELRSPVASIRAQAEVAVAYPDPDAAQEVLEEIAIEAERLSEVVDHLLKLARSDTAALPPVDAVELTGLVRDVVRRQPDDGPLVRVETFVPVWVRATGQEVELVLDNLLRNARRYARTQVRVMVLPAGPQTRLVVDDDGEGIPPEHRERVFDRFYRVHGARDRDSGGAGLGLAMVADVVHRRDGTVRAGASPEGGARLEIRWHTHKF; encoded by the coding sequence ATGAGAGTTCTGCGCTGGTGGCGCGGCCGCAGCCTGCGCGGGCGCATCACGATGGTCGCCGCCGCCGCGGCGCTCGGCGGCTTCCTGGTGCTGGCGCAGGTCATGTCGACTGTGCTGACCAAGGGCCTCACCGACCAGATGGACAACCAGCTCAGGAACGTGCTGCTGTCCGCGTCCAGCTCGGTCGCCGAGGGCAAACCCACCGCGACCCAGGCGGGCGCGGTGCTGATCCGGGTGCTCAACACGGCGGGCGAGCCCGTTGACGGCAGCAGTCAAGTAGACCTCTACCCGTCGGAAGTCCGCACGTTGCTCGCCGGGGAACCGCTGACGGTCTACCGCAACTACAACTCGACCAGGTGGAAGCCGACCGTCGTCAGCGCGCCCGACGGATCGCAGCGGCTCGTGCTGGCCGGGCTGGACGCGGGCGACAACCTCAGGCTGTTCGAGAACATCGTCGGCTGGTTCGTGCCCGTCGCCCTGCTCGGCACCGCGGCCGTCGCGTTCACCGCGTGGGTCACGGTGCGCTGGTCGCTGCGGCCGGTGGAGCGGCTGCGCTCGGCCGCCCAAGCCCTGCCCGCCGGGGAGCGGTTGCCGCTGCCGGAAGCCCGCGACGAACTCCACTCCCTGGCCGAAGCCCTGAACAGCCTGCTCGCCAGGCGCGACGAGTCGGCGGAACGGATGCGCCAGTTCAGCGGCGCCGCCGCGCACGAACTCCGTTCCCCGGTCGCCTCCATCCGCGCCCAGGCCGAGGTCGCCGTCGCCTACCCCGATCCCGACGCGGCCCAGGAAGTCCTCGAAGAGATCGCCATCGAGGCGGAACGGCTCTCCGAGGTCGTCGACCACCTGCTGAAGCTGGCCCGGTCCGACACGGCCGCGCTCCCGCCGGTGGACGCCGTCGAGCTGACCGGGCTGGTCCGCGACGTCGTGCGCCGTCAGCCGGATGACGGGCCACTGGTCCGCGTGGAGACGTTCGTCCCGGTGTGGGTGCGCGCCACCGGCCAGGAGGTCGAGCTGGTCCTCGACAACCTGCTGCGCAACGCGCGCCGCTACGCCAGGACGCAGGTGCGCGTGATGGTGCTGCCCGCCGGGCCGCAGACGCGCCTCGTGGTCGACGACGACGGCGAAGGCATCCCGCCGGAGCACCGGGAGCGCGTGTTCGACCGGTTCTACCGCGTGCACGGCGCGCGGGACCGCGACTCCGGCGGAGCGGGCCTCGGCCTGGCGATGGTGGCCGACGTCGTGCACCGCAGGGACGGCACCGTGCGCGCGGGGGCCTCGCCCGAGGGCGGCGCCCGGCTGGAGATCCGCTGGCACACCCACAAGTTCTGA
- a CDS encoding response regulator transcription factor, producing MKPRVLVVDDEVGVRRALQRGLRAEGMDVVTAEDGPSGLRAALTGAFDLVLLDIMLPGLSGYRVLQQLRADGVTTPVLMLSAKDGEVDQADGLDLGADGYIVKPFSFMVLVAQVKALLRRNAAEGGSGRSRLRLGRLEIDQAAREVIWDGEPVPLSPREYALLTALAGRAGTVVGKDDLLRAVWGDEQAATRNAVEVYVGYLRRKLDAAGAGHLVRTVRGHGYLAVDETVSET from the coding sequence GTGAAGCCACGGGTGCTCGTAGTGGACGACGAGGTCGGAGTGCGCAGGGCCCTCCAGCGGGGGCTGCGCGCCGAAGGCATGGACGTGGTCACCGCCGAGGACGGCCCCAGCGGCCTGCGTGCGGCGCTGACCGGCGCGTTCGACCTCGTCCTGCTGGACATCATGCTGCCGGGGCTGTCGGGCTACCGGGTGCTCCAGCAGCTGCGCGCGGACGGTGTCACCACTCCGGTGCTGATGCTCTCCGCCAAGGACGGCGAGGTCGACCAGGCCGACGGGCTGGACCTGGGCGCCGACGGCTACATCGTCAAACCGTTCTCGTTCATGGTGCTGGTCGCGCAGGTCAAGGCGCTGCTGCGGCGCAACGCGGCCGAGGGCGGCTCGGGCCGGTCCCGGCTTCGCCTCGGCCGCCTGGAGATCGACCAGGCCGCGCGCGAGGTGATCTGGGACGGCGAGCCGGTCCCGCTCAGCCCGCGGGAGTACGCCCTGCTCACCGCGCTGGCCGGGCGCGCGGGCACCGTCGTCGGCAAGGACGATCTGCTGCGCGCGGTGTGGGGCGATGAGCAGGCGGCCACGCGCAACGCCGTCGAGGTGTACGTGGGCTACCTCCGCCGCAAGCTGGACGCCGCCGGAGCCGGGCACCTCGTGCGCACTGTCCGGGGACACGGTTACCTCGCGGTCGACGAGACCGTGTCCGAGACATGA
- a CDS encoding LolA family protein: protein MDRKKATVAAATVGALAGAVGLTVLAMPSGAGAAPVLPPVNPEQLVQSVLSQKEIPALGGTVEGKTNLGIPAIPNLPQELSGMSAKIWSDGAGKSRIATSKTGSEKIAVNDGTTAWSYDSSTKVVTKFTYDKSKAPKERPEELNDPAAAAKKLIDVIRPNSSISVDGTASVAGRDAYELVLAPAPTERTLLREVRIAVDAEKRIPLRVVVLANGSSDPVAQLGFTKLDIGAQDPKLFTFTPPAGSKVEDATGKAKEFESEHREEFEKNHKPGETPKLPENELFKVVGEGWDTTVAGRLPKQEQRPKDSDAKAGAQNPIDLVKQFGTRAEGPWGKGYLITTKVGTGLLTDDGRFAAGAVPSQVLIEAIGTVK from the coding sequence ATGGATCGGAAGAAGGCCACAGTCGCCGCGGCCACCGTCGGCGCGCTCGCCGGTGCGGTCGGGCTGACCGTGCTGGCCATGCCCTCTGGCGCGGGTGCCGCTCCCGTGCTGCCGCCGGTGAACCCGGAGCAGCTGGTGCAGTCGGTGCTCAGCCAGAAGGAGATTCCGGCGCTGGGGGGCACCGTCGAGGGCAAGACCAACCTCGGTATTCCCGCCATCCCGAACCTCCCGCAGGAGCTCAGCGGGATGTCCGCGAAGATCTGGTCCGACGGTGCCGGCAAGTCCCGCATCGCCACCAGCAAGACGGGCAGCGAGAAGATCGCGGTCAACGACGGCACCACCGCGTGGAGCTACGACTCCAGCACGAAGGTCGTCACCAAGTTCACCTACGACAAGTCCAAGGCCCCGAAGGAACGCCCCGAGGAGCTGAACGACCCGGCCGCCGCCGCGAAGAAGCTCATCGACGTGATCCGGCCGAACAGCAGCATCTCGGTGGACGGCACGGCGAGCGTGGCCGGCCGCGACGCCTACGAGCTGGTGCTCGCCCCGGCGCCGACCGAGCGCACGCTGCTGCGCGAGGTCCGCATCGCCGTGGACGCCGAGAAGCGCATCCCGCTGCGGGTGGTCGTGCTGGCCAACGGCTCCAGCGATCCGGTCGCCCAGCTCGGCTTCACCAAGCTGGACATCGGCGCCCAGGACCCGAAGCTGTTCACCTTCACCCCGCCCGCGGGCTCGAAGGTCGAGGACGCCACCGGCAAGGCCAAGGAGTTCGAGTCCGAGCACCGCGAGGAGTTCGAGAAGAACCACAAGCCGGGCGAGACCCCGAAGCTGCCGGAGAACGAGCTGTTCAAGGTCGTCGGCGAGGGCTGGGACACCACCGTCGCCGGGCGCCTGCCCAAGCAGGAGCAGAGGCCCAAGGACTCCGACGCCAAGGCCGGGGCGCAGAACCCGATCGACCTGGTCAAGCAGTTCGGAACCAGGGCTGAGGGTCCGTGGGGCAAGGGCTACCTGATCACCACCAAGGTCGGCACCGGTCTGCTCACCGACGACGGCCGCTTCGCCGCGGGCGCCGTCCCGTCCCAGGTGCTCATCGAGGCGATCGGCACCGTGAAGTGA
- a CDS encoding ABC transporter ATP-binding protein has product MSTEPLAVTGAAGAAESAAPALAARTSGLRKVYGRTVAVDCVDLEVPQGAVLGLLGPNGSGKTTTIRMLLGLTRPSAGSVELLGVPMPDGADRALPHVGALVEGPGFHPFLSGRENLRRCAAAEPLLPTGGISRAVDEALERVGLAAAATRKYRGYSLGMKQRLGLAAALLVPRRLVVLDEPTNGLDPAGTREIRGVMAQLHESGTTVVVSSHLLAEVEATCTHVAVLHQGTAVAQGGLQELLDAGTPTLTVSTEDVQLAVDTLRDNRIPFKLDVDGVRIELVTTTSQQVIEKLVLAGVGVREARRERTGLEELFARLTESDVREGS; this is encoded by the coding sequence CTGAGCACCGAGCCGCTTGCGGTGACCGGTGCTGCGGGGGCGGCGGAGTCCGCCGCCCCCGCTCTCGCGGCCCGTACCAGTGGACTACGCAAGGTCTACGGACGCACCGTCGCGGTCGACTGCGTCGACCTGGAGGTCCCGCAGGGCGCGGTGCTCGGCCTGCTGGGGCCCAACGGCTCCGGCAAGACCACGACGATCAGGATGCTGCTCGGCCTGACCAGGCCGAGCGCGGGCAGCGTCGAGCTGCTCGGGGTGCCCATGCCCGACGGCGCGGACCGCGCGCTGCCGCACGTGGGCGCGCTGGTGGAGGGGCCGGGTTTCCACCCGTTCCTGTCCGGCCGGGAGAACCTGCGCCGCTGCGCCGCCGCCGAACCGCTGCTGCCGACCGGGGGGATCTCCAGGGCCGTCGACGAGGCGCTGGAGCGGGTCGGTCTCGCGGCCGCGGCCACGCGCAAGTACCGGGGGTACTCGCTCGGCATGAAGCAGCGGCTCGGCCTGGCCGCCGCGCTGCTGGTGCCGAGGCGGCTGGTGGTGCTCGACGAGCCCACGAACGGGTTGGACCCCGCGGGTACCAGGGAGATCCGCGGCGTCATGGCCCAGCTGCACGAGTCCGGGACGACGGTGGTCGTGTCCTCGCACCTGCTCGCCGAGGTCGAGGCGACCTGCACGCACGTCGCGGTGCTGCACCAGGGCACCGCGGTGGCGCAGGGCGGGCTGCAGGAGCTGCTCGACGCCGGGACGCCGACCCTCACAGTGTCCACAGAGGACGTTCAGCTCGCCGTGGATACCCTGCGGGACAACCGCATTCCGTTCAAGTTGGATGTGGACGGTGTGCGGATCGAACTGGTGACGACGACCTCGCAGCAGGTGATCGAGAAGCTGGTGCTCGCCGGGGTGGGCGTGCGTGAGGCGCGCCGCGAGCGGACCGGCCTCGAGGAGCTGTTCGCCCGGCTCACCGAGTCCGACGTGCGGGAGGGGTCATGA
- a CDS encoding ABC transporter permease subunit, giving the protein MTTATIASPQLLEKTPRAPLGRLLRSELRWVLRRPRTLAALGVLALVPIGLGVLMSMLDLGGAPLQGPPVLASLLGNGMVLPLAAMTMAMPLLMPMIVSMTAADAIAGESSHGTLRGLLIAPIGRTRLVAVKAVGVAAVTAIAVAVLALLGITAGVVFTGTTEFTSLSGTSLTFAEGIGRVGVAAAWVWLQMFAVAAVALALSSFTDHPLVVLAVMMGSLIVFAVLGGIADLSWLHPVLLTTGWTSVIDVIRDPMETTTLVQSGVRALCYIVIGLSATVARMATKDS; this is encoded by the coding sequence ATGACCACGGCGACGATCGCTTCACCGCAGCTGCTGGAGAAGACCCCTCGGGCGCCCTTGGGCAGGCTGTTGCGGTCGGAGCTGCGGTGGGTGCTGCGGCGGCCGAGGACGCTGGCGGCGCTCGGCGTGCTCGCGCTGGTCCCGATCGGGCTCGGCGTGCTGATGTCGATGCTGGACCTCGGCGGGGCGCCGCTGCAGGGCCCACCGGTGCTGGCGTCCTTGCTGGGCAACGGGATGGTGCTGCCGCTCGCGGCGATGACCATGGCGATGCCGCTGCTGATGCCGATGATCGTCTCGATGACCGCGGCGGACGCGATCGCGGGCGAGTCCTCCCACGGCACCCTGCGCGGCCTGCTGATCGCTCCGATCGGCCGCACCAGGCTGGTCGCGGTGAAGGCCGTCGGCGTGGCCGCGGTGACCGCGATCGCCGTGGCGGTGCTCGCCCTCCTGGGCATCACTGCCGGCGTCGTCTTCACCGGCACCACCGAGTTCACGTCGCTGTCGGGGACCTCACTGACCTTCGCGGAGGGGATCGGGCGCGTCGGCGTCGCGGCCGCGTGGGTGTGGCTGCAGATGTTCGCGGTGGCGGCGGTCGCGCTGGCGCTGTCCTCGTTCACCGACCACCCCCTCGTGGTGCTGGCAGTGATGATGGGCTCGCTGATCGTCTTCGCGGTGCTCGGAGGGATCGCGGACCTGTCATGGCTGCACCCGGTGCTGCTGACGACGGGGTGGACGTCGGTGATCGACGTGATCCGCGACCCGATGGAGACCACCACGCTGGTGCAGAGCGGGGTCCGGGCGCTCTGCTACATCGTGATCGGACTGTCAGCCACCGTGGCGCGCATGGCGACCAAGGACAGCTGA
- a CDS encoding ABC transporter permease produces the protein MAVGRAGLTVRGTKISLGVGAAVPLLFLVVFFAWPVAAILGLGLREAGVGAVLADPQTWDLVAFTLGQAAASTVVALLAGLPVAYLLARCAVRGRALVRLIVTIPFVLPTLVVGMAFRSVLGDGGVFAIVLANAFFNVAVVARTVGGLWANLDRRAEDAARALGASRWRAFTSVTLPALAPAIGSALAVVFLFCATSFGVVLVLGGSEYRTLETEIYLRTVQLLDLPGASALSLLQLVAVVGALLVGAIARRKRETALALRSRTETARRPEGAEWIVVGSAVAVVVLLLLPVFSLIAQSLSTRDGWSFAGYTALAGDAAKSTLGVSGLDAAVNSLGTAFDATLLAMFLGVLAAVVLSQLRRRRGRLAEAMDMVLMLPLGVSAVTVGFGYLVTMDALPGDLRSSPVLVPFAQALVVMPLIIRTVLPVLRAIDDRLRQAAATLGASPLRVWREVDLPFAGRSLLAAAGFGYVVALGEFGATSFLVRPDAPTLPVAISRLISRPGELNVQMAYASCVLLMIVTVAAVALIERVRVGTEALGEF, from the coding sequence GTGGCGGTCGGTCGTGCAGGGCTGACGGTGCGCGGCACGAAGATCTCCCTTGGCGTAGGAGCAGCGGTTCCCCTGCTGTTCCTCGTCGTGTTCTTCGCCTGGCCGGTCGCCGCGATCCTCGGCCTGGGGTTGCGCGAGGCCGGGGTCGGCGCGGTGCTCGCGGACCCGCAGACCTGGGACCTCGTCGCTTTCACGCTCGGCCAGGCGGCAGCGTCCACAGTGGTCGCCCTGCTCGCCGGGCTCCCGGTTGCCTACCTGCTCGCGCGCTGTGCGGTGCGCGGGCGGGCGCTGGTCCGGTTGATCGTCACGATCCCGTTCGTGTTGCCCACACTGGTGGTGGGCATGGCTTTCCGGTCGGTGCTCGGTGACGGTGGCGTGTTCGCGATCGTGCTGGCCAACGCGTTCTTCAACGTCGCGGTGGTGGCTCGCACGGTCGGTGGTCTGTGGGCGAACCTCGACCGCCGGGCCGAGGACGCCGCACGCGCACTGGGCGCTTCCCGTTGGCGCGCCTTCACCTCGGTGACCCTGCCCGCGCTGGCGCCCGCGATCGGATCGGCCCTGGCCGTTGTTTTTCTTTTCTGCGCAACGAGTTTCGGGGTAGTCCTGGTGCTCGGCGGTTCCGAGTACCGGACGTTGGAGACCGAGATCTACCTCCGCACGGTGCAGCTGCTGGATCTTCCGGGAGCCTCCGCGCTGTCCCTCTTGCAGCTCGTCGCCGTGGTCGGCGCACTCCTCGTCGGAGCCATCGCGCGGCGCAAGCGCGAGACCGCGCTGGCGTTGCGCAGCCGCACGGAGACGGCTCGGCGCCCCGAAGGGGCTGAGTGGATCGTGGTCGGGTCCGCGGTCGCGGTGGTGGTTCTCCTCCTGCTGCCCGTGTTCTCGTTGATCGCCCAGTCGCTGTCCACAAGGGACGGTTGGAGCTTCGCGGGCTACACGGCGCTCGCCGGCGACGCGGCGAAGTCGACCTTGGGCGTGTCAGGGCTCGACGCCGCGGTGAACTCCCTGGGGACCGCGTTCGACGCGACGCTCCTCGCGATGTTCCTCGGAGTGCTCGCCGCGGTGGTGCTGTCGCAGCTCCGCCGGCGCCGCGGACGGCTCGCCGAGGCGATGGACATGGTGCTGATGCTCCCGCTCGGCGTGTCCGCGGTGACCGTTGGTTTCGGTTACCTCGTCACGATGGACGCGTTGCCCGGTGATCTCCGTTCGTCGCCTGTCCTGGTGCCGTTCGCGCAGGCGCTCGTGGTGATGCCGCTGATCATCCGGACCGTGTTGCCGGTGTTGCGGGCGATCGACGACCGCCTCCGCCAGGCCGCCGCGACGCTCGGCGCGTCGCCACTGCGGGTGTGGCGCGAGGTCGACCTGCCGTTCGCGGGGCGGTCCCTGCTCGCCGCCGCGGGATTCGGTTACGTGGTCGCGCTCGGTGAGTTCGGTGCGACCAGCTTCCTGGTGCGGCCGGACGCGCCGACCCTGCCGGTGGCGATCTCCCGGTTGATCTCCCGGCCGGGCGAGCTGAACGTGCAGATGGCCTACGCGTCGTGCGTGCTGCTCATGATCGTCACAGTTGCCGCGGTCGCGTTGATCGAGCGTGTCCGCGTCGGCACCGAAGCCCTTGGAGAGTTCTGA
- a CDS encoding thiamine ABC transporter substrate-binding protein, translating into MRSRTLVALLVLALVSGCSLTGGNGAATSGDKVVLVTHNSFALPKPVLDEFTKNTGITIEISRRGDAGEMTNQLVLTKGNPLADAVYGIDSTYASRALGQNLLQPYKSPEAAKGAQRYAVAGGEDRLSAVDVGDVCLNIDTGFLAQRGIPEPTSLADLTDPRFKGLLVVQNPATSSPGLAFLLTTVATFGEQGWAEYWTKLKANGVKIAGGWEESYNQDFSGSSGKGPRPLVVSYASSPSAEVGQDGKPRTKALLSGCYRQVEYAGVLNGAKNVDGARKVVDFLLSDKVQSQLAEQMFVYPAREGVALPQSWQVAAPLPAKALELPAQQVDRDRERWLTQWRSVVQG; encoded by the coding sequence ATGCGGAGCAGAACACTCGTAGCGCTGCTGGTGCTCGCGCTGGTCAGCGGCTGTTCGCTGACGGGTGGCAACGGAGCGGCCACGAGCGGTGACAAGGTCGTCCTGGTGACGCACAACTCGTTCGCGCTGCCGAAGCCGGTGCTGGACGAGTTCACCAAGAACACCGGCATCACCATCGAGATCAGCCGTCGCGGCGACGCGGGCGAGATGACCAACCAGCTCGTGCTGACCAAGGGCAACCCGCTGGCCGACGCGGTCTACGGCATCGACTCCACCTACGCCTCCCGCGCGCTCGGCCAGAACCTGCTCCAGCCGTACAAGAGCCCGGAGGCCGCGAAGGGGGCGCAGCGCTACGCCGTCGCCGGTGGCGAGGACCGGCTCAGTGCCGTCGACGTCGGTGACGTGTGCCTCAACATCGACACCGGTTTCCTCGCCCAACGCGGCATTCCCGAGCCCACCTCGCTCGCGGACCTGACCGACCCGCGCTTCAAGGGCCTGCTCGTCGTGCAGAACCCGGCGACCTCCTCGCCCGGGCTGGCGTTCCTGCTCACCACCGTGGCCACCTTCGGCGAGCAGGGCTGGGCGGAGTACTGGACCAAGCTCAAGGCCAACGGGGTCAAGATCGCGGGCGGCTGGGAGGAGAGCTACAACCAGGACTTCTCCGGCTCCTCCGGCAAGGGACCGCGCCCGCTGGTCGTCTCCTACGCCTCGTCGCCGTCGGCCGAGGTCGGTCAGGACGGCAAGCCGCGCACCAAGGCGCTGCTGTCCGGGTGCTACCGCCAGGTCGAGTACGCGGGCGTGCTCAACGGCGCGAAGAACGTCGACGGCGCGCGCAAGGTCGTGGACTTCCTGCTGTCGGACAAGGTGCAGTCGCAGCTGGCCGAGCAGATGTTCGTCTACCCGGCTCGGGAAGGCGTCGCCCTGCCGCAGTCCTGGCAGGTGGCCGCCCCGCTGCCCGCCAAGGCGCTGGAGTTGCCGGCCCAGCAGGTCGACCGCGACCGTGAGCGTTGGCTCACCCAGTGGCGGTCGGTCGTGCAGGGCTGA